One genomic region from Microcystis panniformis FACHB-1757 encodes:
- a CDS encoding type II toxin-antitoxin system RelE/ParE family toxin: MAAEGAKSSLTKPFKGMGSGVFEIALPFKGDAYRTIYAVQLGEAIWVIHAFQKKSPKGIKTPQQEVEVIKARLKRLKEELS; the protein is encoded by the coding sequence ATTGCAGCAGAAGGGGCAAAATCATCCCTAACCAAGCCTTTTAAGGGGATGGGTTCTGGTGTGTTCGAGATTGCTCTACCTTTCAAGGGGGATGCCTATCGAACTATCTATGCTGTCCAGTTAGGTGAGGCTATCTGGGTGATTCATGCCTTCCAGAAAAAATCCCCAAAAGGGATCAAAACACCACAGCAAGAAGTCGAAGTTATCAAAGCACGGCTCAAGCGATTGAAGGAGGAACTCTCTTGA
- a CDS encoding helix-turn-helix domain-containing protein — protein sequence MSEEQFELVQGSGNVYRDFGDVDADVRQAKALLAAEIIKLLEKEDLSTRDAQVRTGINHSEFVQIRRANLGRFTIDRLISILGRLNQQVEITITTHPRTTDSSPMAS from the coding sequence ATGAGTGAAGAACAATTTGAACTGGTACAAGGTAGCGGGAATGTGTACCGCGATTTTGGCGATGTAGATGCGGACGTGCGACAAGCGAAAGCACTGCTTGCTGCTGAAATTATCAAGCTTCTGGAGAAGGAAGACTTATCAACCCGCGATGCTCAAGTGCGAACTGGAATTAATCACAGTGAATTTGTCCAGATTCGCCGTGCTAATTTGGGACGCTTTACTATTGACCGTTTGATATCAATTTTGGGTCGTCTCAATCAACAGGTTGAAATTACTATTACGACCCATCCAAGAACCACTGATTCTTCACCAATGGCATCCTAA
- the secF gene encoding protein translocase subunit SecF, with translation MAFNVTKQRNFWWTVSALLTIGSILAMVISWFTIQAPLRPSLDFVGGTRIQIELACAKKNNCEKPLTTAEVQAILDEEGLGNSSVQVLDKYTLSVRTKTLVEEQRTKLLDTLNQKIGTFDPETSQIDTVGPTIGQELFRSGFLALLVSFFGIAAYLSFRFQRDYAFFAIVALLHDVLITLGVFAVLGLIAGVEVDSLFLVSLLTIVGFSVNDTVVIYDRVRENFVNTPELSVDEIVDNAVSQTLTRSINTTLTTLLPLVAIFLFGGSTLKYFALALIIGFVAGAYSSIFIASTLLAWWRGRSPRPTLNYS, from the coding sequence ATGGCATTTAACGTTACAAAACAGCGTAATTTTTGGTGGACAGTATCGGCCCTGCTGACGATTGGTAGTATTTTGGCCATGGTGATTTCTTGGTTCACTATTCAAGCGCCTTTGCGACCGAGTTTAGATTTTGTTGGTGGGACGAGAATTCAGATAGAATTAGCCTGTGCCAAAAAGAATAACTGTGAGAAACCCTTAACTACTGCTGAAGTGCAAGCAATTTTAGACGAGGAGGGATTGGGTAACAGTAGTGTGCAGGTGTTGGATAAATATACTTTATCGGTGCGGACGAAAACCCTCGTAGAAGAACAGAGAACGAAATTACTCGACACCTTAAATCAGAAAATTGGCACCTTTGACCCCGAAACCAGTCAAATCGATACAGTTGGGCCGACCATCGGTCAAGAATTATTTAGGTCAGGATTTTTAGCTTTATTAGTTTCCTTTTTTGGCATTGCCGCCTATCTCAGCTTCCGTTTTCAACGGGATTACGCTTTTTTTGCCATTGTCGCCCTGCTGCACGACGTTTTGATCACTTTAGGGGTCTTTGCGGTTTTAGGCTTAATTGCGGGGGTAGAAGTGGATAGTTTATTTTTGGTTTCCCTCTTGACAATTGTGGGTTTTTCTGTTAATGACACAGTGGTAATTTATGATCGCGTGCGGGAAAATTTTGTCAATACCCCCGAATTATCCGTGGATGAAATTGTCGATAATGCGGTCAGTCAAACCCTAACTCGTTCGATTAATACTACCCTGACCACTTTATTGCCTCTGGTGGCGATTTTTCTCTTTGGTGGCAGCACCTTAAAATATTTTGCCCTAGCTTTAATTATCGGTTTCGTAGCCGGGGCCTATTCGAGTATTTTTATCGCTAGTACCCTACTAGCTTGGTGGCGCGGTCGTTCCCCTCGACCCACACTCAATTACAGTTAG
- the secD gene encoding protein translocase subunit SecD, protein MQRQNWLLLLIIGLVIASIFVLIKLPLQLGLDLRGGSQLTIQVKPTETVTTIQPNDLKAVQNVIENRVNALGVSESLVQTVDSKNQVIVQLPGVTNPKEAERNLNVQAQLEFRQQKQGTEGEFRAEYSIFQQKKAELAALKAENKPENAAKIAELEQSLQKSKEAILNLFESVDLTGKNLQNATISSTQGTNWEVAITFDSEGGSKFAELTKAIAGTGRSIGIFLDNELISAPVVDVQFAQTGITGGRAVITGNFTAETANDLAIQLRGGSLPFPVKVEEIRTVGATLGQDSIRRSIYAGLVGLLLVLIFMAVYYRLPGIIADVSLIIYTILSLGAFALVGVTMTLPGIAGFILSIGMAVDANVLIFERTREELRAGKSLFRAVESGFYRAFSSILDSNVTTLIACAALFWLGSGLVKGFALTLAIGVAVSMFTALTCSRTLLLITVLSVPSIRQKPQLFCPNLPANQ, encoded by the coding sequence ATGCAGAGACAAAATTGGTTATTGTTACTGATCATCGGTCTGGTTATTGCCTCGATCTTCGTCCTGATTAAGTTACCCCTACAATTAGGTTTAGACCTGCGCGGTGGTAGTCAATTAACCATTCAGGTTAAACCCACGGAAACCGTCACAACCATTCAACCTAATGATTTAAAAGCCGTACAAAATGTGATTGAAAATCGCGTTAATGCCCTCGGTGTTTCTGAATCATTAGTGCAGACTGTGGACAGTAAAAATCAGGTAATCGTGCAACTACCCGGGGTCACAAATCCCAAAGAAGCTGAGAGAAACCTAAATGTTCAGGCCCAATTAGAATTTCGTCAGCAAAAACAAGGTACAGAAGGAGAATTCCGGGCTGAATATTCAATTTTTCAACAAAAAAAAGCGGAATTAGCCGCCCTCAAAGCCGAGAATAAACCCGAAAATGCCGCTAAAATTGCCGAACTAGAACAATCTCTGCAAAAATCTAAAGAGGCGATTTTAAATTTATTTGAATCGGTGGACTTAACTGGAAAAAATCTGCAAAATGCCACTATTAGTTCCACCCAAGGCACTAACTGGGAAGTGGCCATTACTTTCGACTCGGAAGGGGGCAGTAAATTTGCCGAACTAACTAAAGCGATCGCGGGTACTGGTCGCAGTATTGGGATTTTCCTTGATAATGAATTAATTAGCGCCCCTGTGGTTGATGTGCAGTTTGCCCAAACGGGAATTACAGGAGGCCGGGCCGTGATTACTGGTAATTTTACCGCCGAAACTGCCAACGATCTAGCGATTCAATTGCGCGGTGGTTCTCTACCTTTCCCCGTTAAAGTGGAAGAAATTCGCACCGTCGGGGCAACTTTAGGCCAGGATAGCATCCGTCGTAGTATCTACGCCGGTTTAGTGGGTTTACTGTTAGTTTTAATCTTCATGGCGGTTTATTACCGTTTACCCGGGATTATTGCCGATGTTTCCCTGATTATCTATACTATTCTCTCTCTGGGGGCTTTTGCCCTAGTGGGAGTCACGATGACGTTACCCGGTATTGCCGGATTTATCCTCAGTATCGGCATGGCAGTTGATGCAAATGTACTGATTTTTGAGCGTACCAGGGAGGAATTAAGGGCCGGAAAATCCCTATTTCGGGCGGTGGAGTCGGGATTTTACCGGGCTTTTTCCAGTATTCTTGATAGTAATGTCACTACTTTAATCGCCTGTGCTGCCCTATTTTGGTTGGGTTCGGGATTAGTCAAGGGTTTTGCTTTAACTTTAGCCATTGGGGTAGCTGTGAGTATGTTTACCGCTTTAACCTGTAGTCGTACTCTCCTGTTAATCACTGTGTTAAGCGTCCCTAGCATTCGCCAAAAACCCCAACTTTTCTGCCCTAATTTACCGGCAAACCAATAA
- a CDS encoding alpha-ketoacid dehydrogenase subunit beta produces MAETLLFNALRQAIDEEMGRDQTVFVLGEDVGHYGGSYKVTKDLYKKYGDLRVLDTPIAENSFTGMAVGAAMTGLRPIIEGMNMGFLLLAFNQIANNAGMLRYTSGGNFKIPMVIRGPGGVGRQLGAEHSQRLEAYFHAVPGLKIVACSTPYNAKGLLKSAIRDNNPVLFFEHVLLYNLKENLPDSEYLLPLDKAEIVRKGEDITILTYSRMRHHCLQALKQLEKDGYDPEIIDLISLKPFDMETIAASIRKTHRVIIVEECMKTAGIASELIALINEQLFDELDAPVLRLSSQDIPTPYNGNLERLTIIQPNQIVEAVQKMVGDRI; encoded by the coding sequence ATGGCAGAAACCCTATTATTTAATGCTTTGCGACAGGCGATCGATGAGGAAATGGGCCGCGACCAGACAGTATTTGTTTTGGGTGAAGATGTGGGTCATTACGGTGGTTCCTACAAAGTTACCAAAGATCTCTACAAAAAATATGGCGATTTAAGGGTTTTAGATACTCCCATCGCTGAAAATAGTTTTACGGGCATGGCAGTGGGGGCAGCCATGACGGGATTGCGTCCGATTATTGAAGGCATGAATATGGGTTTTCTTCTGCTTGCCTTTAACCAAATTGCCAACAATGCCGGGATGTTACGTTATACTTCCGGCGGTAATTTTAAAATCCCCATGGTTATCCGCGGTCCGGGGGGTGTGGGGAGACAATTAGGTGCGGAACATTCCCAACGTTTAGAGGCCTATTTTCACGCGGTACCCGGTCTAAAAATTGTCGCTTGTTCCACTCCCTACAATGCCAAAGGTTTATTAAAATCGGCGATTAGAGATAATAACCCCGTGCTTTTCTTTGAACACGTTCTTCTCTATAATCTCAAGGAAAATTTACCTGATAGCGAGTATCTTTTACCCCTCGATAAGGCGGAAATCGTTCGCAAGGGAGAAGATATAACTATTCTCACCTATTCGCGGATGCGTCATCACTGTTTACAGGCATTAAAACAGTTAGAAAAAGATGGCTACGATCCAGAAATTATCGATTTAATTTCCCTGAAACCCTTTGATATGGAGACGATCGCCGCTTCGATTCGCAAGACTCACAGGGTGATTATCGTGGAAGAATGTATGAAAACGGCGGGAATTGCTTCCGAGTTAATTGCTTTAATTAACGAGCAGTTATTCGATGAATTAGATGCCCCCGTGTTAAGATTATCTTCCCAAGATATCCCCACACCTTATAACGGTAATCTAGAAAGATTGACGATTATTCAACCTAATCAAATTGTCGAAGCTGTCCAAAAAATGGTTGGCGATCGCATTTAA
- a CDS encoding YcjF family protein, whose amino-acid sequence MKLPRLATLIIGLSFIFGLMLWLVNSIYRLYIQIAFTAPILANILLLLIIGLLGLLIYVLLYYFYLLPQQQKSRRGLRSSSRPPLKLPVEKTEAAGETLKAIRQQVEQIQDKVTQQVFIKRSQEIERSLARKEVKIIVFGTGSAGKTSLINALIGQMVGNVEATMGTTEKGETYSLKMKGVNREIQITDTPGILEIGAAGGQREQLARQLATEADLLLFVIDNDIRQSEYAPLLRLIDIGKRSLLVFNKIDLYSDEDREMILKQLRERLKGVVLSADIIAVTANPQPVQLTGGQIITPEPDILALIKRLASVLRAEGEDLVADNILLQSQRLGEEARKIIDRQRRRQADKIIDRYQWIGAGVIAVTPLPVFDLLATAAVNAQMVREIGQVYGCEINSDRGKELALSLGKTLVSLGVVKGAVELLARILQLNFTTYIVGKAIQGVSAAYLTRIAGKSFIEYFRQDQDWGDGGMTEVVQRQFQLSRKEEFIKSFVADAIGKVVQPFQDDWQQEEVLEASCEDDW is encoded by the coding sequence ATGAAATTACCCCGTCTTGCCACTTTAATCATTGGTCTGAGCTTTATTTTCGGATTAATGTTGTGGTTAGTCAACTCTATCTATCGTCTTTACATCCAGATCGCCTTTACTGCTCCTATCTTAGCTAATATTCTGCTTTTGCTGATTATCGGACTGCTGGGCTTGCTAATATACGTTCTTTTGTACTACTTTTATCTGCTGCCCCAGCAGCAAAAAAGTCGCCGCGGGTTGCGTTCTTCCTCCCGTCCACCCCTAAAATTACCGGTAGAAAAAACCGAGGCCGCTGGGGAAACCTTAAAAGCTATCCGGCAACAAGTGGAGCAAATTCAAGATAAAGTAACCCAACAGGTTTTTATTAAGCGTTCCCAAGAAATTGAGCGAAGTTTAGCCAGAAAAGAAGTTAAAATCATCGTTTTCGGTACGGGATCGGCGGGAAAAACCTCCCTAATTAACGCCCTCATCGGTCAAATGGTGGGCAATGTGGAGGCAACCATGGGAACCACGGAAAAAGGGGAAACCTATAGTTTAAAAATGAAAGGTGTGAATCGGGAAATTCAAATTACCGATACCCCCGGCATTCTCGAAATTGGTGCAGCCGGAGGTCAAAGGGAACAGTTAGCGCGACAATTAGCCACGGAAGCAGATTTACTTTTATTTGTCATTGATAACGATATTCGACAATCGGAATACGCCCCTTTATTGCGTTTAATTGATATTGGTAAACGTTCTCTCTTAGTCTTTAATAAAATCGATCTCTATAGCGATGAAGATCGAGAAATGATTTTAAAACAATTACGAGAACGGCTAAAAGGAGTGGTTCTTTCAGCCGATATTATTGCCGTTACCGCTAATCCCCAACCAGTACAGTTAACCGGTGGACAAATCATCACACCAGAACCAGATATTTTAGCTTTAATTAAACGGTTGGCTTCAGTTTTACGGGCCGAAGGGGAGGATTTAGTGGCGGATAATATCCTCTTACAATCCCAAAGATTAGGAGAAGAAGCTAGGAAAATTATCGATCGCCAACGTCGTCGCCAAGCTGATAAAATTATCGATCGCTATCAGTGGATCGGTGCGGGAGTGATTGCTGTGACTCCCTTACCAGTGTTCGATCTGTTAGCAACGGCGGCGGTTAATGCTCAAATGGTCAGGGAAATTGGTCAAGTTTATGGCTGTGAAATTAACAGCGATCGAGGCAAGGAATTGGCTCTATCTTTGGGCAAAACTCTAGTTAGTTTGGGAGTAGTGAAAGGAGCAGTAGAATTATTAGCCAGAATCCTACAGTTAAATTTTACTACCTATATAGTCGGTAAGGCAATTCAAGGGGTCAGTGCCGCCTATTTAACCCGCATTGCCGGCAAAAGTTTTATTGAATATTTCCGTCAGGATCAAGACTGGGGTGACGGTGGTATGACGGAAGTGGTACAAAGACAATTTCAACTCAGTCGCAAGGAAGAATTTATTAAGTCTTTTGTGGCCGATGCGATCGGTAAAGTGGTACAACCTTTTCAGGATGATTGGCAGCAAGAAGAAGTTTTAGAAGCTAGTTGCGAGGATGATTGGTAA
- the yqeK gene encoding bis(5'-nucleosyl)-tetraphosphatase (symmetrical) YqeK, with product MRQQVIDWLKENVNEHRLRHILGVETMCIDLARHHDLDPVQAGQAGLLHDLAKFFKPKKLLKMAESAGIDVDNICLSHPHLLHADVSAVVAQKEFNVTDEEILEAIRNHTLGKPNMSDLSCIVFIADALEPNRGDTPELNALRQLSYQNLHKSVQQTCDYSLKYLLSSHCPIHPRTVLTRNWALQIVKEQPTETKTID from the coding sequence ATGCGACAGCAAGTTATCGACTGGTTAAAAGAAAACGTCAACGAACACCGTCTGCGACATATTCTCGGTGTGGAGACCATGTGTATTGATTTAGCTCGTCATCACGATCTCGATCCCGTCCAAGCAGGGCAAGCGGGATTACTACACGATCTGGCTAAATTTTTCAAGCCCAAAAAACTGCTAAAAATGGCGGAATCGGCGGGAATAGACGTGGATAATATCTGTTTATCCCATCCCCACTTACTCCACGCCGATGTGAGTGCAGTTGTCGCCCAAAAAGAATTTAACGTTACCGACGAGGAAATTCTCGAAGCAATTCGCAATCATACCCTCGGTAAACCCAATATGAGCGATCTTAGCTGTATAGTCTTTATTGCCGATGCCTTGGAACCCAATCGCGGCGATACACCCGAATTAAACGCCCTACGACAACTCAGCTATCAAAATCTCCATAAAAGCGTTCAACAAACCTGCGATTATTCCCTAAAATATCTTTTAAGTAGCCATTGTCCCATTCATCCCCGCACCGTGCTAACCCGCAACTGGGCGTTACAAATTGTTAAAGAACAACCAACAGAAACTAAAACCATTGATTAA
- the rsfS gene encoding ribosome silencing factor, producing the protein MTNPTGIITPIAENLKTEKFLETIVTAAEDKKAGDIAILKVADICYLTDYFLIITGYSTTQVRAIEDAIEAAMELEWQQSPRQVEGKSEGSWILMDYGDIIVHIFLPKEREFYNLEAFWGHAQRIPLPSDHLEE; encoded by the coding sequence ATGACCAATCCCACTGGAATTATTACCCCCATCGCCGAAAATCTCAAGACCGAAAAATTTCTAGAGACAATTGTCACCGCTGCCGAGGACAAGAAAGCGGGGGACATCGCCATCCTGAAAGTCGCCGATATCTGTTATTTAACCGATTATTTTCTGATTATTACCGGCTATTCTACCACTCAAGTGCGAGCGATCGAGGATGCGATCGAAGCTGCTATGGAACTAGAATGGCAACAATCCCCCCGACAAGTGGAAGGAAAAAGCGAAGGTAGCTGGATCCTGATGGATTATGGCGATATCATTGTCCATATCTTTTTACCAAAAGAGCGAGAATTTTATAATTTAGAAGCATTTTGGGGTCATGCTCAACGGATTCCTCTACCTAGCGACCATTTGGAGGAGTAG
- a CDS encoding CGLD27 family protein, which yields MKSSLDFCPVPEEQQPVNEYEQLKESWFFRWATLDVASYTKKIVWLWLWTWLIVGPIAAASFPLKKAPFLFFCAGIFGSTILVGLVLLRLYLGWIYVYDRLQSEKVFYEESGWYDGQIWTKTAAILTRDRLIVSYQIQPILQRLQKTALILGAIIAISGLFWLFFTH from the coding sequence ATGAAATCCTCCCTTGATTTCTGTCCCGTCCCGGAAGAACAGCAACCGGTTAACGAGTACGAACAATTAAAAGAATCTTGGTTTTTCCGTTGGGCGACGCTAGATGTAGCCTCTTATACAAAAAAAATTGTCTGGTTATGGTTATGGACATGGTTAATTGTCGGACCGATTGCCGCCGCTAGTTTTCCCCTCAAAAAAGCCCCTTTTCTCTTCTTCTGCGCGGGGATTTTTGGCTCGACAATTTTGGTAGGATTGGTGTTATTGCGCTTGTATTTAGGCTGGATCTACGTCTATGATCGCTTGCAATCGGAGAAAGTATTTTATGAAGAGTCGGGCTGGTACGATGGCCAAATCTGGACAAAAACCGCCGCCATTTTAACCCGCGATCGTTTAATCGTCTCCTATCAAATCCAGCCCATTCTCCAGCGTTTACAAAAAACCGCCCTGATTCTAGGGGCAATTATCGCTATCAGTGGTCTTTTCTGGCTATTTTTCACTCACTAA
- a CDS encoding asparaginase has product MNRVKRSPTHRLEIHLLREGIIESVHHVEAAICDDRGRVLSTAGSAETSAFIRSALKPFQALAVISTGTLERYDLNDKDLAIICSSHQGTVEHARQVFNILWRADIDPNALQCPLPEGKPSRLQYNCSGKHAGMLAVCQQRGWPLNSYLRRSSQIQKLILSKIAELLGMPGDELISAHDDCGAPTYSMQLGQMAHLYAQLASGNRLDLERIVRAMTYHPRMVAGEGAFDTELMQVSQGEIVSKAGAEGIQCIGRVGEGLGLAIKALDGSKRAKYAAALQILKQLGWITPNVAESLSEKFLKIGSYTRLEVVGEMALL; this is encoded by the coding sequence ATGAATAGGGTAAAACGTTCACCAACCCACCGCTTAGAAATTCATCTCCTCCGGGAAGGTATTATTGAATCGGTCCATCATGTCGAGGCCGCTATTTGCGATGACCGCGGCCGGGTATTATCCACCGCCGGCAGCGCCGAAACTAGCGCCTTTATTCGTTCGGCCCTGAAACCTTTTCAAGCACTGGCTGTCATCAGTACCGGCACCCTCGAACGCTACGATCTCAACGATAAGGATCTAGCCATTATCTGTAGTTCTCACCAAGGCACGGTGGAACACGCCCGTCAAGTCTTTAATATTCTCTGGCGTGCCGATATCGATCCTAATGCCCTGCAATGTCCTCTCCCGGAAGGTAAACCCAGTCGCTTGCAGTACAATTGTTCTGGTAAACACGCCGGGATGTTAGCGGTGTGTCAACAGCGTGGCTGGCCGTTAAATAGCTATCTGCGGCGTTCTAGTCAGATACAGAAGCTAATTTTAAGCAAAATTGCCGAATTATTGGGGATGCCAGGAGATGAATTAATCAGCGCCCATGATGACTGCGGTGCGCCCACCTATTCAATGCAGTTGGGGCAAATGGCCCATCTCTACGCCCAGTTAGCCTCTGGCAACCGTTTAGACTTAGAAAGAATCGTCCGGGCGATGACCTATCATCCCCGCATGGTAGCAGGAGAAGGGGCTTTTGACACGGAATTAATGCAGGTTAGCCAAGGGGAAATCGTCAGTAAAGCTGGGGCCGAAGGGATTCAATGTATTGGGCGCGTCGGTGAGGGTTTAGGATTAGCAATAAAAGCCCTAGATGGTTCCAAACGGGCTAAATATGCGGCCGCTTTGCAAATTCTTAAACAGTTAGGCTGGATTACTCCCAATGTGGCCGAATCTCTCTCGGAAAAATTCCTCAAAATCGGCAGTTATACCCGCTTGGAAGTGGTGGGAGAAATGGCTTTATTGTAA
- a CDS encoding AAA family ATPase — MLQSLKIEGFRGFQNFEMANLGRINLLVGKNNSGKTSILEAIQFLYAQNNIDIFLETISYRGEFGWSESNLPSRTKVFEICHLFPGHEIVPSQEIIIIGSRKSHQESVTISVKSIPIQLSPFSDKNDDLNNDNIFDDEEWNKLLLSIRWSQSQKPIELELLANGTLARDSTRRMASLSRISHKIGINNKIELKFLTPFSLTSSDMAALFDNIVLSPLEDLIIESLKIIEPKIERIASVGSGKYLTSNNLGVRGGFLIKIKNHDQPIPIGSLGDGFWRMLGLVLAMVNLENGILLVDEIDSGLHFTVMTDMWKVVWETAKKLNIQVFATTHSRDCWQSLGELITEEKITDNEITIQRIDREKSQSVIFDPEEIVIASTSNLEVR; from the coding sequence ATGTTACAATCCCTAAAAATTGAAGGCTTTCGCGGGTTTCAGAATTTTGAGATGGCCAATCTTGGTCGAATTAATCTCTTAGTGGGTAAAAATAATAGCGGTAAAACTTCTATTTTAGAAGCGATTCAGTTTTTGTATGCTCAGAATAATATAGATATATTTCTTGAAACTATTAGCTATAGAGGTGAGTTTGGTTGGTCAGAAAGTAATCTACCTAGTCGCACTAAAGTTTTTGAAATTTGTCATTTATTTCCTGGGCATGAAATCGTCCCAAGTCAGGAAATTATTATCATTGGTTCTAGAAAATCACATCAGGAAAGTGTTACTATTTCTGTGAAAAGTATTCCTATACAACTATCTCCATTTTCAGACAAAAATGATGATTTAAATAATGATAATATTTTCGACGATGAGGAATGGAATAAACTTCTTTTAAGTATTAGATGGAGTCAATCACAAAAACCTATTGAACTGGAACTTCTTGCCAACGGTACTCTTGCCAGAGATTCCACAAGAAGAATGGCTAGTTTAAGCAGAATTTCCCATAAAATAGGTATTAATAATAAAATTGAATTGAAGTTCTTAACACCATTTTCTCTAACAAGTTCTGATATGGCAGCACTTTTTGATAACATTGTTCTCTCTCCTTTAGAAGATTTAATTATTGAATCTTTGAAAATTATTGAGCCAAAAATTGAAAGGATAGCCAGTGTTGGTTCTGGCAAGTATTTAACTTCAAATAACCTAGGTGTTAGAGGTGGGTTTTTAATCAAAATTAAAAATCATGATCAACCTATACCTATTGGCAGTTTAGGTGATGGATTTTGGCGAATGTTAGGATTAGTTTTAGCGATGGTTAATCTTGAAAATGGAATTTTATTAGTTGATGAAATTGATAGCGGATTGCATTTTACTGTCATGACTGATATGTGGAAAGTAGTCTGGGAAACCGCCAAAAAACTCAATATTCAGGTATTTGCCACCACTCACAGCCGCGATTGTTGGCAAAGTTTAGGCGAATTAATTACCGAAGAAAAAATTACCGATAACGAGATTACTATTCAAAGGATAGATAGGGAAAAAAGCCAATCTGTAATCTTTGATCCAGAAGAAATTGTTATTGCTTCTACAAGTAATCTTGAGGTGCGGTAA